The proteins below come from a single Staphylococcus sp. MI 10-1553 genomic window:
- the rpsM gene encoding 30S ribosomal protein S13, with protein sequence MARIAGIDIPRDKRVVISLTYIYGIGKTSAQKILSEANVSEDTRVKDLTDDELGRIREVVDGYKVEGDLRRETNLNIKRLMEISSYRGIRHRRGLPVNGQKTKNNARTRKGPVKTVANKKK encoded by the coding sequence ATGGCACGTATTGCAGGAATTGATATCCCACGTGATAAACGCGTAGTAATCTCATTAACTTATATCTACGGTATCGGTAAAACATCAGCACAAAAGATCCTTTCAGAAGCAAACGTTTCAGAAGATACACGTGTTAAAGACCTTACTGACGATGAGTTAGGTCGTATTCGTGAAGTTGTAGACGGTTATAAAGTTGAAGGTGACTTACGCCGTGAAACAAACTTAAACATCAAACGTTTGATGGAAATCTCATCTTACCGTGGTATCCGCCACCGTCGTGGTTTACCGGTTAACGGTCAAAAAACTAAAAACAACGCTCGTACGCGTAAAGGCCCAGTTAAAACTGTAGCTAACAAGAAAAAATAA
- the rpmJ gene encoding 50S ribosomal protein L36 produces MKVRPSVKPICEKCKVIKRKGKVMVICENPKHKQKQG; encoded by the coding sequence ATGAAAGTAAGACCATCAGTAAAACCTATTTGCGAAAAATGTAAAGTCATTAAACGTAAAGGTAAAGTCATGGTAATCTGTGAAAACCCTAAGCATAAACAAAAACAAGGTTAA
- the infA gene encoding translation initiation factor IF-1, protein MAKQDVIELEGTVLDTLPNAMFKVELENGHEILAHVSGKIRMNYIRILPGDKVTVEMSPYDLTRGRITYRYK, encoded by the coding sequence ATGGCAAAACAAGACGTTATCGAACTTGAAGGTACAGTATTAGATACTTTACCAAATGCAATGTTTAAAGTAGAATTAGAAAATGGTCATGAAATTCTAGCACATGTGAGTGGTAAAATTCGTATGAACTATATCCGTATTCTACCTGGCGACAAAGTAACAGTAGAAATGTCTCCGTATGATTTAACACGCGGAAGAATCACATATCGTTATAAATAA